The genome window TGCCGGCAACGCCTTTTCCGCAGATCTTGTAGAAAAGGCCGTGAACGCCGAAGGGACGGGTAATGGCGCTGACCACCGCGGCAAAGAGCACCCGGGGCAGGCCGCACATATCAATGACCAGCTGAAGCTTGTAGGGCTCATGCATGCCGACGCCCGTTTCGTTGATGCCGGCAAAAGGCGCAAGCTTCCTGGCCCAGAAGCCCGGATGGACTTCTTCTTTGGTTTTGACGTTTTTGGTACACATAGCCATGACCTTGGCGCCGAAGGAAAGAACATCCCCGTCCTGCGCCAGGGGCAGGACGTAACGGCGGACCAGTTCAGCCTGGTCTTCCCCCACTTCGACAAAATGGGTCTGGATGGCAAAGCGGTCATACCGGCGGCCGTTTTTCCCCGTCAGCGTTCCGCGGTCGAAATAGACGATCCCGTCTTTCTCACGACGCTGATCATCCAGGTTTCTGGAAGGAATGATGCCCATAAACTGACACCTCCGAACATGTTTTGTATCCGGTAATTCATTATAGTTACATAGTTATAGTATGTCAATGCGTGGATACGCGGTATATATTGTGCTTTTAACGGAACTGGGGTATAATAAATCAGTTGTGAACGCGAAAAGGGAAACCGGTCGCAACGATTTCAGGACATACCGCACATGCTGTACAGACCGGCGGTTGTGAAAGGATGAACAGGCAGATGGAAAAACGCGCGGCGGAACAGGCAGTGATCCTGATCCCTTCGCTGGAACCGGATGAGAAACTTCCGGCCTATATCCGGAAACTGAAGGAAGGCGGATTTGCCCATATTGTGGTGGTGGATGACGGATCGGGAGAAGCGTACCGTCCCATCTTTGATTCCGTTGACGCGGTGGAAGATACGGTGGTCCTTCGCCATGAGGTGAACAAAGGCAAAGGTGTTGCCCTGAAGACCGGGTACCGGTATATCATGGACAACCTGCCGGACATTACCGGTGTCATCACAGCGGATGCAGACGGGCAGCACACCGTTACGGACTGCCTTCGCCTTGCCGATGAACTGGAACAGGGCAGGCGTGCCCTTTATCTCGGAAGCCGGGATTTTAACCTGGAAAGTATTCCGCCCAAAAGCAGGAGCGGGAATAAAATCACCTCCAGAATCTTTCAATTACTATACGGACAGTATCTGCCGGATACGCAGACCGGCCTGCGGGCGTTCCGCAGGGAGGAGCTCCCGTTTATGCTGGAAGTGGAGGGAGAACGGTATGAGTATGAAATGAAAGTGCTCATTGCCTGTTCCCGGGCCAGAATCCCGATGATCCCTGTCGAAATAGAGACAATCTATGAAAACAATAATGAAGGGACACACTTCCATCCAATCCGCGACAGCTGGCGTATTTACAAGGTGATTCTCGGAAGCTTTATCAAGTTTATGGCTTCCAGCCTGAGCTGCTGGGCCGTTGACCAGGGCCTCTTCAACCTGCTGAATGTTGTTATTTTTGCCAACGCGGAAAAGAAAAGTGCCTCCATTATCCTGCTCAGCACGGTCATCGCGCGCGTGATCAGCGCCACGATGAATTACCTTATCAACCGGAACATTGTTTTCAACGGAAGGGGAGACGCAAGGAAGTCTTTCCTGCGCTATGTCGTTGTATGTGCGGGCATCATGTTCCTCAGCGCGGCCGGCACGTGGCTCCTGGGACTGATCGGCATGAGCAGTACCGTGGCGAAACTGATTACGGATCTGGTCCTGTATTTCGTCAGCTATCGTGTTCAGGAACGATGGGTATTTAAGGAGGACGTGACGCATGAGTGAAAAACTCTTTGAGTTTTCCGGCGTGACGGTAACGGTGACAGGGGTATACGGAACCCTGTCGGTGATTGTGCTGCTCCTTTTTATGACCTGGTGGCTTCTGAACAGAAAAAAAAGAACCGGCCAGCCGATTTTTGCGGGTCAGGTAATGAACGGGGTTGGTTTTGGACTGCTTCCGGCTCTTGCCTTCCTGAAAGCGTTCCAGGATATTTCCACGGGAAAGGGAGCAGCGGTGACGGATCCGCTCCCGCTGGTGCGGTGGCTGACGGAAGACGGATGCTACCGGCCGATGCGGATTGAGACCGCCGCGGCCATATGCCTGTTTATTCTGCTGTGCCTGTGGCTGATCCTGAGGAAAGAGGAATTTCCGGACAACGGGGACCTGCTGATGATTGCTGTGTGCCTGTGGTCCGCCATCCGGCTGGTAACAGAAGATTTCAGGCTGGAGCCGCAGATCCTGTTTCACATTACTTCCTGTGTGACGATGATGCTGTGTCTCATCATCTGGATTGTCAGGAGGTCAAAGATCTGCAGGATGCCGCTCAGGACGGCAGCTGACCTGGCAGCGGTCAGCCTTTGTATCGCGGTGAACCTGCTGACTGCGACCGGAACACTTACTGCCGGAAGCGGCATTGCGGATTTCGCGGTGAAGACCGGAAGCGCGCTGCTGGCACTGATCCTGACACTGATTGTGGGTGGAGACGTGAGGAAACTGAAACAGCGTACTGTTCAGCAGGGCTGACGATTCGGGCAGTTCTGCTTCGGACAGCGGCTGCAGGTATCCAGATCAATCCGGTCACCGGGGATCATCATCTCAACTGAATCGGGACTCGATCCCGGCTGCTCCTGTAAACCGAGACGGGAAAAGAAACCTGTCAGGTTTCCGGGACAGACCAGGCGGACTTCCCGGGCGGAATGGCTCTGTGCTTTATAGAGCAGAAGCCGGAGAACCAGGTCTCCGAGATGCCTGCGGCGGTATTCCTCCAGGACGCCGATGCCGCCCAGCCAGAAGGAACCGTCCTGCCACCAGATGCGGCCGGTGGCTACGGGAACCGAATCCGAAAGGACAAGAACATTCCAGCTTTCCGCATCCTGAGCATCCGCGCTGAGGCCGAAAACCGTTTCACGTACAGGCAGAAGGTCGGAGAGATCATCCCCGGGAGCGAACCATTTACCCTGAATCATATCAAAACTCCTTACGAATCTGTATCACTGACCGGAATAACGGACAGGAAGGATGAGGTACCAATGGATAAGAAAAAGATAGAACGGATCAACGAGCTGGCCAGAAAGAAAAAGGCCGGCGGACTGACCGCTGAGGAAGCCGAGGAGCAGGCGGCGCTGCGGCATGAATACCTTGCCGAATACCGGGAAAACATGAAAGCCATGCTTGACAATCTTGTGATCCAGGAACAGGACGGCACAAGGCACGCCCTGAAACAAAAGGATAATCCGGCCGTTCAATGATACGGCCCGCAGGCAGGAAAGTCAACTTGTCAAAGATTTCCCGTTCGGATATAATCTTTTGTTGTTTTCAGAGATAACCCAAAGATGATTTATAAAGAAAGGATGGCAATCACAATGGCAGATAACGAAATGAACAACATGGAAGAGGACATCATCGTTTTTGAGGATGAGGACGGCAACGAATACAACTATACCGTGGTGGACTATATGTTCTACAACGGCGATGAATATGCCCTGCTGGTTGAGGCGACTGACGAAGAACCGGAAGACGGGAACCAGGAATGCATCGTCTGCAAAATCGTAGCCGAGACTGATGAAGACGGCGAGGAAAGCGAAAGCTTTGAACTGGTGGAAGATGAAGGCCTGGGACAGAAACTGGTGGAGATCTTCAATACCAAAATGGCTGAAGAAGAGGAAGAGGACGAATGATGATGAAACTGCCTGTAAGGATCCTGCTGATCATTCTTTGCGCCGCGATGATCCTGATACTGCCTTTTGCGGTATCCTCCCCGAACCTGCTCAATGACGTGAAGACGGAACTGATGAATGACGGAACTGATGTGATCGACTTCGGCAGGCTGCTGTTTTCATCCGCCAAAGCTGAAGAGGCAGAAGATGAGAACAGCCTTGAAGTGGAAGAAATGATCGAAGGAGAGTTATCGGTCAGCCCTGAATGGGCGCTTCCGCTTGATTTTACGCCCGGACAGGAACCGAAGGAAGAAGCGTTCGGCGAGAATACCTACGAAGATGATTCCATCCGCGTAAAGCTGGAAGAGCAGTCCATGGAGGACGGAACCAAGATATTCATTGCCCATGTGCAGATCGCTGATCCGTCCCAGCTGCGTACCGGGGTTGCCAAACCGGAAAAACCCAGCTCCACGAAGACAAAAACCGTAAAGGCAATGGCGAAAAACTATAACGCTGTGATCGCCCTGAGCGGTGACAACTATGTGGACAATCCGAAAAAAACAACCTTCGAATACAGGATGACCAATAAAATCCGCAGCTCAACAAACAAGCTGAAGGATATTCTGATCATTGACGACCAGGGCGATTTCCACCTGTTCATCAAATCTGAGGGGATCAAGGAATTTCCGGCCGAACTGAAAAAGCAGGGCCGGAAGCTGGTGAACGCCTTCACCTTCGGCCCCGCTCTTGTAAAGGACGGGGAGCTACTGGAGATTGATGACAATTACGGATACAATCCGCACGGACGCGATCCGCGGGCTGCCATCGGACAGACAGGACCGCTGAGCTATGTGATGGTGCTTGTGCAGACTACGGACAGAGACGGTAAAACAGGCTTGTCCCAGGGAAAACTGGCCGAGCTTATGTATAACCTCGGATGCGTGCAGGCCTTCAACCTGGACGGCGGAAACAGCGCGGAAATGGTATTCGGACAGCAGATTATCAAGGGTATGGCGTACGGTGATGAACGCACACTGAGCGATATTATCTATTTTGCGACAATACAGCCCTGAGGAAGGAATGACGGGATGAACCATCTGATCGAGGAAGCAGTTATTATTGAACTGTTCGGAATCCGGATGTACGCGTTCGGCGTCTATGTGGCGCTGGGCACCCTTTTTGCGGTGATTGTCCTCGCGATGGCCGGCCGGACGCTTTCCCTGAAAAAGGGGACAGTTCCCCTGACGGCATGCCTGACGATCCTGTGCGCATTCCTGTGCGCCCGGGTGGCTTTCTGCCTGCTGAACCGTGAGCTGGGCCACAGCACACCGCTGTTCTTCTGGCCGCGGGTCAACGGAGGCGGATGGAGCATGTTCGGCCTGATCGGCGGAGCGCTTGCGGGCGGACTCATCAGCGCGCTCCTGATGAAGGAGAAGACCGGCAAAGTGCTGGACACGGTGAGCCTTTCCCTGCTGCCCATGATCGCGGCGGAACGGATCGGTGAAAGCCGGATCGAAGACTTTGATATCAGCAGACCGCTGGACAGCTCTTTCCTGAAGGGCACATTCCTGGCTGTTGGAGAGGACGAACCCTGCCTGGCCACTTACTATGTGGCGGCGGCAGTGGCGATTGTCCTGTTTGCGGTGCTTGCGCTGCGCCTGAACAAAAAGGAAAGAAAGGGAAACCTGACCAATGCTTTCCTGCTGCTGTTCGGCGCCGCGTCCATTGTTACGGAAAGCCTTCGCTACGACCGGTACCTGAGTGTTTCCTTTGTAGGCCTGCAGCAGATCGCTGCCGCCTGCATGCTCGCGCTGGGTGTGGCCCTGGCGGTTAAAAGGAGCGGAAAGACGAAGTCCGCTCTCTCCATTGCCGCAATTGTCAGCATCCCGGTCATGGTTCTCATTGTGATCGGCCTGGAGTTTGCTCTGGACAGGACAACGTGGAATAAGCTGCTGATCTACGCGGGAATGATCATTACGGTATCCATCCCTGTTATTCTCGGAATGAAACTGCTGAAAAACAACGATAAAGGAATCGATGCAGAGTGAGTGAGGAACGTACAAACAGAGCAGATTCGCTGATAGAAAAAAAGGCGGGACTGAAGGAAAAGATCGTTACGCGCGTTGTTGTCGGAATCCTGAGGCCGTTTAACCGCCATAAAATGGTGAATCTGGATCATGTGCATACGGACACTGATAATCCCATCGTTTTTCTGGGAAACCATGCCGAAATATACGGACCGATCGCAAGCGCCCTGTGTTTTCCTGTGCCGGTGAGATTCTGGGTCATCTATAAAATGATGGGCCGCAGGCAGGACGTGAAGCAATACCTGTATGAAAATACATTCAGCAAAAAGACATTCCTGCCGGTATTTGTTCGGAAACTGCTGGCATGGCTGATGGGATGGCTCAGTGTCAATGTCATGTGCGGCCTGAATTCCATTCCTGTATACCGCGATTCTCCCATGAAGCTGAGGACCACGCTGCGCAAAAGCGTTGAAGCGATGGAAAACGGCGATAACCTGATGATCTTTCCCGAGCATCCGGACGGAAAGTATGAGAAAGGCGGAGTCAGCGAGTTTTCTCCCGGTTTTGTGATGCTGGCGGAAGCCTGGTGGAAAAAAACAGGGAAAAAGATGCGGATCATGCCGGTATATGCCAACCGGGAGGAGCGGACCTTTACTTTCGGGGATGAGATTGTCTACGCTCCCGAGAACGGGTACGCATCCGAACAGAAACGCATCCTGAAGGAATCCAGGGATCAGATCCTCCGCATGGCCGGGATTGAACCGGACGAGGAAGAATAAGCATATACGGGTGAAACCCGAAAGGAAAAATACAGAGGATAAGGAAGGGGAGGGATTCAGGTTGAGAAAACTCGCGGCTGTGATGGCAGCGCTGATTTTCCTTATACTGCCGGCTGCCGGCTGCTGTGAGACCGTTTCAGGCATATCAGACTGGTTCAGCACGCCGACCGCAACTCCCTCGCCTGACGCGTTCCGGTTTCGGGACGGAATCCGCTGGGGCATGAACAAACAGCAGGTACAGGCCCTGGAACCAACCCCTATGACGGAAAGGAATTCGGACGACAACACCCTTTCCATTATGAAGACAAACGGTAAAGTGACTGTCAGTCGGTTCACAGCAGACCTTGTGTTTATGTTCCGGGAGGACAGGCTGCTGATGATCACCTACGAGTTCAAAAGCCAGACACTGGCGAATGATTATGCCTATCTTTCAGCGGCGCTCAGTTCACTGTACGGTGAAAAAGCGCCTGCAGAGCCCATGAAGATCAAGGCACTGATGGACGGGATCAATCCGAATCTGTACAAGACGGAAATGATCCGGGAACCAGGCGTATGGACGACATCCGACGGAACAACGGTTTACCTTTACTACTATTCCTCTGACGCGTTTGCAATCATGTATGTATCTCCCGGGCTGGGAAGCCGGGTATACCAGACAAACGGACTGTGATCTTTCACAGTCCGTTCACATTTCCACACAAAGAATTCACTGAAAAAAGGCATGGAAACTATTGACAAAGAACAGGCTTGGTGTTACATTATGCCTGTGGTTAGCACTCGCATGAGTTGAGTGCTAACAATGACCCGGAAAGGAGACGGTCAGATGCAGATGGACGAGCGTAAAAGACGGATTTTACGCGCTATCATTGACGATTATATCCTGACCGGCGTTCCGGTCGGGTCCCGTACGATCAGCAAGAAATACGAAACAGGCCTGTCTTCCGCCACGATCAGGAACGAGATGAGCGACCTGGAGGAACTCGGTTTCCTGGACCAGCCCCATGTATCCGCGGGCCGCATTCCATCCGCCAAAGCCTACCGGCTTTATGTGGATTCCCTGCTTCAGGCCGGTATCATTCCGGATGACAGCGCGGAAAGCGTGCTGGGTCATTTCAGCGGAAGGGTTCACCAGATGGAAGACGTGATCGACCATGCGGCACGGGTCCTTTCCAGCCTGACCCAGTACACCGCGGTGGTGCTTTCCCCGAAGGGAATGGAACCGCGTCTTCAGACCATCCAGCTTGTGCAGATCTCCATGGGCAGCGCCCTGGTTGTGATCGTAACCGATCAGGGAGTGATCCGTGACAGCGTCATCCGCATCAGTCCTGATGTGGACGGGGATACGCTGTACGCGATCTCAAGGACACTTACCAACGAACTGCGGGGATGCACACTCAGTGAAGCATGCAGGACACTGCCGGAACTGATCCGCCGGATGGAAGGCAATGATGAAGTGCTCCGCGGCCTGTACGGGTATTTCACCGAAGGTCAGCAGACCCCCATCATCACTCATGTCGCCATCGGAGGCACAAGCAATATGCTGAATTATCCGGAATACAGCGACGTGGATAAGGCCAGGAGCTTCCTGAGCCTGATGGAAACGCGGGATAAGCTGGCGGAGATCGTGCGCGGAAACGGTGAACTTGCCTTTACGGTCAGGATCGGACCTGAAACAGGTGTCCCGGAAATGGCAGACTGTTCCATCGTAACAGCGACCTACTCCACGAGGGGCGGACAGCAGGGCACCATCGGCGTGATCGGGCCGACGCGGATGCGCTATTCCAGGGTTATTTCAATCCTGAATATGATGGGGCATCAGCTGACGGATATGTTCACCGGAGAGGATGAAGATCATCCGAAGGATCATAAAGGATGAAAGGCAGAAACATGAGCAAGAAGAAAAACGAAGCATTCGAAACTCCGGATGAGCTGAAGAACGGAAACCCGGAAGAGGAACAGAACATCGAAGCAGCCGGTGAGGATACTCCGGCGGAGAAAACAGAGAAGGAAGATCCGGTTCAGAAAGCGCTTGATGAAGCAAACGCCAAGGCGGCTGAGTACCTGGCGCTGGCCCAGCGTGTGCAGGCGGATTTTGAAAACTTCCGAAGACGGAACGAAAGCGTGAGGGCAGATGCCTACGCGGACGGACGTAAGGATACGGCGGCGCTGATGCTTCCGGTGCTGGACAACCTGGAACGGGCTGTTGAAGCAGCTGCGGGAAGCCATGATGACGCACTGAAAAACGGTGTGGAGATGGTGCTGAAGCAGATGACGGATGCTTACGGGAAACTGGAAGTGAAACCCATTGACCGGCTCGGTGAAAAGTTCGATCCGAACCTGGAAAACGCGATCCTGCAGGGGACCGCGGAAGAAGGAGAACCCGGTACAGTATGCCAGGTGCTTCAGAAGGGTTATATGATCGGTGACAAAGTGCTTCGGCACGCAATGGTTAAAGTAGTGCCTGAATAACGCATATGCGTTTTCGGAAATAAAAATGCTGTCAATCCTACAGGATGAAGATAAGACGGAGGGATTATTATGAGCAAGATTATCGGTATTGACCTTGGTACCACAAACAGCTGCGTAGCTGTGATGGAGGGCGGACAGCCCACTGTTATCGCCAACGCGGAAGGCAGCCGCACCACGCCTTCTGTAGTCGCTTTCACCAAAGACGGTGAACGGCTGATCGGCCAGGTCGCCAAGCGCCAGGCGGTTACCAATCCGGACCGTACTGTGATTTCCATCAAGCGTGAGATGGGTACCAGCTATAAAGTGAATATTGACGGGAAGCAGTACACCCCCCAGGACATCAGCGCGATGATCCTGACCAAGATGAAAGAAACTGCCGAAAGCTACCTGGGTGAAAAGGTCAGCCAGGCGGTTATCACCGTACCTGCCTATTTCAACGACAGCCAGCGCCAGGCCACAAAGGACGCGGGCCGCATTGCCGGACTGGAAGTCCTGCGTATTATCAATGAGCCGACAGCCGCTTCGCTGGCATACGGCCTCGATAAGGAAGACAACCAGAAGATCCTGGTTTACGACCTGGGCGGCGGTACCTTCGACGTCAGTATCCTGGACATCGGTGACGGCGTTTTCGAAGTGCTGAGCACCAACGGCAACACCCGTCTGGGCGGTGACGATTTCGACCAGAGGATCATTGATTATGTGGCTGAGCAGTTCAAAAAAGAGAACGGCATTGACCTGAAGCAGGACAAGATCGCGGCACAGCGCCTGAAGGAAGCTGCTGAAAAGGCCAAGATTGAGCTGAGCGGCACTACCACAGCCAACATCAACCTGCCCTTCATTACAGCGGACGCAACCGGTCCGAAGCATCTGGATGTTACCCTGACCCAGGCCAAGTTCAATGAGCTGACCGCTGATCTGGTGGAAGCCACCATTGAGCCTATGCGGAAAGCGCTGAAGGATGCCGGCCTGACCGTTGAACAGATCAACAAGGTCATCCTGGTAGGCGGCAGCACCCGTATTCCCGCCGTGCAGGAAGCCGTCAAGAAGATCACCGGCAAAGAGCCTTTCAAAGGAATCAACCCGGATGAGTGTGTCGCGATCGGCGCCGCGATCCAGGGCGGCGTTCTCGGCGGAGAAGTGAAAGACGTCCTGCTGCTGGACGTGACCCCGCTGAGCCTGGGCCTTGAAACGGAAGGCCATATCTTTACGAAGCTGATTGAACGGAACACAACCATCCCGACCAGCAAGAGCCAGGTTTTCTCCACGGCTGCTGACGGACAGACCACTGTTGAGATCCATGTGCTCCAGGGTGAGCGCCAGATGGCTTATGACAACAAGACCCTGGGCCGCTTCCAGCTGACCGGTATCGCTCCCGCACCCCGGGGCGTTCCGCAGATTGAAGTCACCTTCAGCATTGACAATAACGGCATCGTGAACGTCAGCGCGAAGGATAAGGCGACAAACAACGAACAGCAGATCACGATCACTGCCAGCACCAACCTGTCTGAGGAAGAGATCAACCAGCGCGTTAAGGAAGCTGAACAGTATGCGGAACAGGACAAGAAACGCCGTGAGGAAGTGGAAACACTCAACCACGCGGACAGCCTGATCTACGAGACGGAAAAGACCCTTCGTGAGAACGGAGACAAGCTTTCCGATGAAGACAAGAACGCGGTTCAGAGCGAGATCGATGCCTTCAAGAAAGTCCGTGAAGGCAACAACGCGGATGAGATCAAGAACGCTATGG of Aristaeella lactis contains these proteins:
- a CDS encoding bifunctional glycosyltransferase family 2/GtrA family protein; the encoded protein is MEKRAAEQAVILIPSLEPDEKLPAYIRKLKEGGFAHIVVVDDGSGEAYRPIFDSVDAVEDTVVLRHEVNKGKGVALKTGYRYIMDNLPDITGVITADADGQHTVTDCLRLADELEQGRRALYLGSRDFNLESIPPKSRSGNKITSRIFQLLYGQYLPDTQTGLRAFRREELPFMLEVEGERYEYEMKVLIACSRARIPMIPVEIETIYENNNEGTHFHPIRDSWRIYKVILGSFIKFMASSLSCWAVDQGLFNLLNVVIFANAEKKSASIILLSTVIARVISATMNYLINRNIVFNGRGDARKSFLRYVVVCAGIMFLSAAGTWLLGLIGMSSTVAKLITDLVLYFVSYRVQERWVFKEDVTHE
- a CDS encoding GNAT family N-acetyltransferase, with the translated sequence MIQGKWFAPGDDLSDLLPVRETVFGLSADAQDAESWNVLVLSDSVPVATGRIWWQDGSFWLGGIGVLEEYRRRHLGDLVLRLLLYKAQSHSAREVRLVCPGNLTGFFSRLGLQEQPGSSPDSVEMMIPGDRIDLDTCSRCPKQNCPNRQPC
- a CDS encoding DUF896 domain-containing protein; the protein is MDKKKIERINELARKKKAGGLTAEEAEEQAALRHEYLAEYRENMKAMLDNLVIQEQDGTRHALKQKDNPAVQ
- a CDS encoding DUF1292 domain-containing protein, coding for MADNEMNNMEEDIIVFEDEDGNEYNYTVVDYMFYNGDEYALLVEATDEEPEDGNQECIVCKIVAETDEDGEESESFELVEDEGLGQKLVEIFNTKMAEEEEEDE
- a CDS encoding phosphodiester glycosidase family protein, with the translated sequence MMMKLPVRILLIILCAAMILILPFAVSSPNLLNDVKTELMNDGTDVIDFGRLLFSSAKAEEAEDENSLEVEEMIEGELSVSPEWALPLDFTPGQEPKEEAFGENTYEDDSIRVKLEEQSMEDGTKIFIAHVQIADPSQLRTGVAKPEKPSSTKTKTVKAMAKNYNAVIALSGDNYVDNPKKTTFEYRMTNKIRSSTNKLKDILIIDDQGDFHLFIKSEGIKEFPAELKKQGRKLVNAFTFGPALVKDGELLEIDDNYGYNPHGRDPRAAIGQTGPLSYVMVLVQTTDRDGKTGLSQGKLAELMYNLGCVQAFNLDGGNSAEMVFGQQIIKGMAYGDERTLSDIIYFATIQP
- a CDS encoding prolipoprotein diacylglyceryl transferase family protein: MNHLIEEAVIIELFGIRMYAFGVYVALGTLFAVIVLAMAGRTLSLKKGTVPLTACLTILCAFLCARVAFCLLNRELGHSTPLFFWPRVNGGGWSMFGLIGGALAGGLISALLMKEKTGKVLDTVSLSLLPMIAAERIGESRIEDFDISRPLDSSFLKGTFLAVGEDEPCLATYYVAAAVAIVLFAVLALRLNKKERKGNLTNAFLLLFGAASIVTESLRYDRYLSVSFVGLQQIAAACMLALGVALAVKRSGKTKSALSIAAIVSIPVMVLIVIGLEFALDRTTWNKLLIYAGMIITVSIPVILGMKLLKNNDKGIDAE
- a CDS encoding lysophospholipid acyltransferase family protein, with the translated sequence MSEERTNRADSLIEKKAGLKEKIVTRVVVGILRPFNRHKMVNLDHVHTDTDNPIVFLGNHAEIYGPIASALCFPVPVRFWVIYKMMGRRQDVKQYLYENTFSKKTFLPVFVRKLLAWLMGWLSVNVMCGLNSIPVYRDSPMKLRTTLRKSVEAMENGDNLMIFPEHPDGKYEKGGVSEFSPGFVMLAEAWWKKTGKKMRIMPVYANREERTFTFGDEIVYAPENGYASEQKRILKESRDQILRMAGIEPDEEE
- a CDS encoding outer membrane protein assembly factor BamE, which produces MRKLAAVMAALIFLILPAAGCCETVSGISDWFSTPTATPSPDAFRFRDGIRWGMNKQQVQALEPTPMTERNSDDNTLSIMKTNGKVTVSRFTADLVFMFREDRLLMITYEFKSQTLANDYAYLSAALSSLYGEKAPAEPMKIKALMDGINPNLYKTEMIREPGVWTTSDGTTVYLYYYSSDAFAIMYVSPGLGSRVYQTNGL
- the hrcA gene encoding heat-inducible transcriptional repressor HrcA, whose protein sequence is MQMDERKRRILRAIIDDYILTGVPVGSRTISKKYETGLSSATIRNEMSDLEELGFLDQPHVSAGRIPSAKAYRLYVDSLLQAGIIPDDSAESVLGHFSGRVHQMEDVIDHAARVLSSLTQYTAVVLSPKGMEPRLQTIQLVQISMGSALVVIVTDQGVIRDSVIRISPDVDGDTLYAISRTLTNELRGCTLSEACRTLPELIRRMEGNDEVLRGLYGYFTEGQQTPIITHVAIGGTSNMLNYPEYSDVDKARSFLSLMETRDKLAEIVRGNGELAFTVRIGPETGVPEMADCSIVTATYSTRGGQQGTIGVIGPTRMRYSRVISILNMMGHQLTDMFTGEDEDHPKDHKG
- the grpE gene encoding nucleotide exchange factor GrpE, whose amino-acid sequence is MSKKKNEAFETPDELKNGNPEEEQNIEAAGEDTPAEKTEKEDPVQKALDEANAKAAEYLALAQRVQADFENFRRRNESVRADAYADGRKDTAALMLPVLDNLERAVEAAAGSHDDALKNGVEMVLKQMTDAYGKLEVKPIDRLGEKFDPNLENAILQGTAEEGEPGTVCQVLQKGYMIGDKVLRHAMVKVVPE
- the dnaK gene encoding molecular chaperone DnaK encodes the protein MSKIIGIDLGTTNSCVAVMEGGQPTVIANAEGSRTTPSVVAFTKDGERLIGQVAKRQAVTNPDRTVISIKREMGTSYKVNIDGKQYTPQDISAMILTKMKETAESYLGEKVSQAVITVPAYFNDSQRQATKDAGRIAGLEVLRIINEPTAASLAYGLDKEDNQKILVYDLGGGTFDVSILDIGDGVFEVLSTNGNTRLGGDDFDQRIIDYVAEQFKKENGIDLKQDKIAAQRLKEAAEKAKIELSGTTTANINLPFITADATGPKHLDVTLTQAKFNELTADLVEATIEPMRKALKDAGLTVEQINKVILVGGSTRIPAVQEAVKKITGKEPFKGINPDECVAIGAAIQGGVLGGEVKDVLLLDVTPLSLGLETEGHIFTKLIERNTTIPTSKSQVFSTAADGQTTVEIHVLQGERQMAYDNKTLGRFQLTGIAPAPRGVPQIEVTFSIDNNGIVNVSAKDKATNNEQQITITASTNLSEEEINQRVKEAEQYAEQDKKRREEVETLNHADSLIYETEKTLRENGDKLSDEDKNAVQSEIDAFKKVREGNNADEIKNAMESFTQKVYAVFGKLYQQQAGGEGDPMNGTGPQAGTTNDDGSVNADGSVE